A single region of the Rhodanobacter sp. LX-99 genome encodes:
- a CDS encoding ATP-binding protein, protein MNDYAPWLEANDRYLAGALADLRARLERAAQRHDTPAAAPAAATALMESAPAVRAPAGPKHSWVARLFSGQHVPPPLAAANADEPPAARPLVAAVPDDGTAAAAPGDGEGGHTPALAVLASRLGLSAFERDVLLLCIGMELDTRFPALCAQAQHDPAKPYPTFALAFAVLDAPSWDALSPQRPLRYWRLLDIHQPGAQPLIGAALSADERVVNFVKGMNYLDDRLTPLLTALPPATLPPSQQALADRLLDSLRHVPPGEPLPVVQLLGSDSVSKQAIAQAIAAAFGAQAYRLSAELLPAAVGEQETLLRLWQRESRLLPLALYLDAAEVEHGDAAAAWVRRFLARTGGLAFVDAREPWASAATHALSVDVAKPTAVEQRSLWQRLLGDAAGAQPQQLAGHFDFNLGKIEQIAHGALAAAEDKPAALAQTLWQGALAHTRPALDQLAQRIEPKAGWDDLKLPDGEKALLRQIADQVAQRTTVYDDWGFRQRMNRGLSISALFTGESGTGKTMAAEVLARELGLSLYRIDLSAVVSKYIGETEKNLRKLFDAAEGGGAILFFDEADALFGKRSEVKDSHDRYANIEVNYLLQRLESFGGLAILATNMKGALDGAFLRRLRFVINFPFPGTAERRAIWASAFPAQAAVGALDFDRLARLPLTGGSIQGIALNAAFMAAKGGVPVGMPLLLDAVRGEYRKLDKPVNEADFRWLESAGSKP, encoded by the coding sequence ATGAACGATTACGCGCCGTGGCTGGAAGCGAACGACCGCTACCTCGCCGGCGCGCTGGCCGATCTGCGCGCGCGGCTGGAGCGCGCCGCGCAGCGGCACGACACGCCGGCGGCGGCACCGGCGGCGGCCACCGCGCTGATGGAATCCGCGCCGGCGGTGCGTGCACCGGCGGGGCCGAAGCATTCCTGGGTCGCGCGGCTGTTCAGCGGCCAGCACGTACCGCCGCCGCTTGCGGCGGCGAATGCCGACGAACCGCCCGCCGCCCGACCGCTCGTCGCCGCCGTGCCGGATGACGGCACGGCCGCTGCCGCGCCGGGCGACGGCGAGGGCGGGCACACCCCCGCGCTGGCCGTGCTCGCGAGCCGCCTCGGCCTGTCCGCGTTCGAGCGCGACGTGCTCCTGCTGTGCATCGGTATGGAACTGGATACGCGCTTTCCCGCGCTGTGCGCGCAGGCCCAGCACGATCCCGCCAAGCCGTATCCGACCTTTGCGCTGGCCTTCGCCGTGCTCGACGCGCCGAGCTGGGATGCGCTGTCGCCGCAGCGGCCGCTGCGCTACTGGCGCCTGCTCGACATCCACCAACCCGGCGCGCAGCCGCTGATCGGCGCGGCGCTCAGCGCCGACGAGCGCGTGGTGAATTTCGTCAAGGGCATGAACTACCTGGACGACCGGCTGACGCCGCTGCTCACCGCGTTGCCGCCGGCCACGCTGCCGCCGTCGCAGCAGGCGCTCGCCGACCGGCTGCTGGACAGCCTGCGCCACGTGCCGCCGGGCGAGCCGCTGCCGGTGGTGCAACTGCTCGGCAGCGACAGCGTGAGCAAGCAGGCGATCGCGCAGGCCATCGCCGCCGCGTTCGGCGCGCAGGCCTATCGCCTGTCGGCCGAACTGCTGCCGGCCGCGGTGGGCGAACAGGAGACTTTGCTGCGGCTGTGGCAGCGCGAAAGCCGGCTGCTGCCGCTGGCGCTGTACCTCGACGCGGCCGAGGTCGAACACGGCGACGCCGCTGCCGCGTGGGTCAGGCGTTTCCTCGCACGCACCGGCGGGCTAGCCTTCGTCGACGCGCGCGAGCCGTGGGCAAGTGCGGCCACGCATGCGCTCAGCGTCGACGTGGCCAAGCCCACCGCCGTCGAGCAGCGTTCGCTGTGGCAGCGCCTGCTGGGCGATGCCGCCGGCGCGCAGCCGCAGCAGCTGGCCGGCCATTTCGATTTCAACCTGGGCAAGATCGAGCAGATCGCGCACGGTGCGCTGGCGGCGGCCGAGGACAAGCCCGCCGCACTGGCGCAGACGCTGTGGCAGGGTGCGTTGGCGCATACCCGGCCGGCGCTGGACCAGCTCGCCCAGCGCATCGAGCCGAAGGCCGGCTGGGACGACCTGAAGCTGCCCGACGGCGAGAAGGCCCTGCTGCGCCAGATCGCCGACCAGGTTGCCCAGCGCACGACCGTCTACGACGACTGGGGCTTCCGCCAGCGGATGAACCGGGGGCTGTCGATCAGCGCGCTGTTCACCGGCGAAAGCGGCACCGGCAAGACCATGGCGGCCGAAGTGCTGGCGCGCGAACTGGGCCTGTCGCTGTACCGCATCGACCTGTCGGCGGTGGTCAGCAAGTACATCGGCGAGACCGAGAAGAACCTGCGCAAGCTGTTCGACGCGGCCGAGGGCGGCGGCGCGATCCTGTTCTTCGACGAGGCCGACGCGCTGTTCGGCAAGCGCAGCGAGGTGAAGGACAGCCACGACCGCTACGCCAACATCGAGGTGAACTACCTGCTGCAGCGGCTGGAGTCGTTCGGCGGGCTGGCGATCCTGGCCACCAACATGAAGGGCGCGCTGGACGGCGCGTTCCTGCGCCGGCTGCGCTTCGTCATCAACTTCCCGTTCCCCGGCACGGCCGAACGCCGCGCGATCTGGGCCTCGGCGTTCCCGGCGCAGGCGGCGGTGGGCGCGCTGGACTTCGACCGGCTGGCACGGCTCCCGCTTACCGGCGGCAGCATCCAGGGCATCGCGCTGAACGCGGCGTTCATGGCGGCCAAGGGTGGCGTGCCGGTCGGCATGCCGCTGCTGCTCGATGCCGTGCGCGGCGAGTACCGCAAGCTGGACAAGCCGGTCAACGAGGCGGACTTCCGTTGGCTGGAAAGCGCCGGGAGCAAACCGTGA
- a CDS encoding LysM domain-containing protein: MTSNFPPTSRYALTPTTSLVRADGTMVTYLKRRFAPAPENLALLQWHQVVQNERLDNIAAKYLGDPEQFWRLCDANRALRPEELTAAIGKKLRITLPEGIPGVPHA, encoded by the coding sequence ATGACCTCGAATTTCCCGCCCACCAGCCGCTACGCCCTGACGCCCACCACGAGCCTGGTGCGCGCCGATGGCACCATGGTGACGTACCTCAAGCGCCGCTTCGCGCCGGCGCCGGAAAACCTCGCCCTGCTGCAATGGCATCAAGTCGTGCAGAACGAGCGGCTGGACAACATCGCGGCGAAGTACCTGGGCGACCCCGAGCAGTTCTGGCGGCTGTGCGATGCGAACCGTGCGCTGCGCCCGGAGGAACTGACCGCGGCGATCGGGAAAAAGCTGCGCATCACCTTGCCCGAAGGCATCCCGGGGGTGCCGCATGCTTGA
- a CDS encoding M15 family metallopeptidase: MANTSESDMRIEEMIAAVQQTLGVEVDGKAGPQTWGAIYARLVGKKIDQMKPSEAISPVDDRSEKVIATLLPEVRPIARTLVQKAAAAGITIRVISGLRTYEEQAALYAQGRTAPGKKVTNARAGYSNHNFGIAFDIGVFEGSRYLPESPKYKAVGALGMDLGLEWGGNWKTIVDQPHFQLRPAWAADESEQQMLAELRSRRDRGDAVYA; this comes from the coding sequence ATCGCGAACACATCGGAGAGCGACATGCGTATCGAGGAAATGATTGCCGCCGTACAGCAAACCCTCGGCGTGGAGGTGGATGGCAAGGCCGGCCCGCAGACATGGGGTGCGATCTACGCGCGGCTGGTCGGCAAGAAGATCGATCAGATGAAGCCGTCCGAAGCCATTTCGCCGGTGGACGACCGCAGTGAAAAGGTGATCGCCACGCTGCTGCCGGAAGTGCGCCCGATCGCGCGCACCCTGGTGCAGAAAGCGGCGGCTGCCGGGATCACCATCCGCGTGATCAGCGGCTTGCGTACCTACGAGGAGCAGGCGGCGCTGTATGCCCAGGGGCGCACGGCTCCGGGAAAGAAGGTGACCAATGCCCGGGCCGGTTACTCGAACCACAACTTCGGCATCGCGTTCGACATCGGCGTGTTCGAAGGGAGCCGGTACTTGCCGGAGTCCCCGAAGTACAAAGCCGTTGGCGCGTTGGGCATGGACCTGGGCCTGGAATGGGGCGGCAACTGGAAGACCATCGTCGACCAGCCGCACTTCCAGTTGCGGCCCGCCTGGGCGGCGGACGAAAGCGAACAGCAGATGTTGGCCGAGCTGCGATCCAGGAGGGATCGCGGCGACGCGGTGTACGCCTGA
- a CDS encoding DUF4157 domain-containing protein, with protein MAERSASVAAKPVPAVHGALLQRKCACGTHAPGGGECPDCAKKRLRRSSRDGGASPMVPQLVHDVLATPGRPLEPATRNWMEPRFGSDFSRVRVHDDGHAAASARAVGALAYAVGSHVVFDTHQYAPGTPAGRRLLAHELAHTLQDPGAGGLHASLAIGQPGDASEIAADRAADAVARGERVSVAPSGGGVVRRQMRGCAASAGDSADVRKVHCPDGSDYRVTMTAADGPPVPGFHGSVTPGASLKEIWLDISLCKGNIQVNLQPGVDIPQALGSVVANMVAGSDALKGVAINPELKITFIQGSSFTVSLVPSVKLDEKGVAGAGGSVEVQTKDVTVKGGVNCDPRAGSCMFTIDIGGGAATKPVDCHKKGKQKITFACERITHVPAVPEVPALKQTDVQTRYVFFRHARHEVRKDFRLPTDIQALNEQGYRVTSIKGFTSPEGPRGSEHAPQFEGNVALAIERAQAARDWLADPKVCAGCDLSGARQSGESELPPEQGKQEPEPKGPGMERGAVDEFLGKQGTPDPLAPADPAERAKFERMPFGRQREQAYELMRRAAIVLERTRVVRERQPGVPARDEPSAVECSPEVLEAAQKSFGIKTPGPFNFDIPGKH; from the coding sequence ATGGCTGAGCGCAGCGCCAGCGTGGCGGCGAAGCCGGTGCCGGCGGTTCACGGCGCGCTGCTGCAGCGCAAGTGCGCCTGCGGCACGCATGCGCCGGGCGGCGGCGAATGCCCGGATTGCGCGAAGAAACGGCTGCGGCGAAGCAGCCGCGACGGCGGGGCATCGCCGATGGTGCCGCAGCTCGTGCACGATGTGCTTGCCACTCCGGGCCGGCCGCTCGAACCCGCGACCCGGAACTGGATGGAGCCGCGTTTCGGCAGCGACTTCAGCCGCGTGCGCGTGCACGACGACGGCCACGCCGCCGCATCCGCGCGCGCCGTGGGCGCGCTTGCCTACGCCGTCGGCAGCCATGTCGTGTTCGACACTCACCAGTACGCACCGGGCACGCCGGCGGGCCGCCGCCTGCTCGCGCACGAGCTGGCGCATACGCTGCAGGATCCCGGCGCCGGCGGCCTGCACGCGTCGCTGGCGATCGGGCAGCCCGGCGACGCCTCCGAAATCGCCGCCGACCGGGCGGCCGACGCGGTGGCGCGGGGCGAGCGGGTTTCCGTTGCGCCCAGCGGCGGCGGGGTGGTGCGCCGGCAGATGCGCGGATGCGCCGCCAGCGCGGGCGACAGCGCGGACGTGCGCAAGGTGCATTGCCCCGACGGTTCCGATTACCGGGTGACGATGACGGCCGCGGACGGGCCGCCGGTGCCCGGCTTCCACGGTTCGGTCACGCCTGGCGCCAGCCTCAAGGAAATCTGGCTGGACATCTCCCTGTGCAAGGGCAACATCCAGGTGAACCTGCAGCCGGGCGTGGACATACCGCAGGCGCTCGGGTCGGTGGTAGCCAACATGGTGGCGGGCTCCGACGCGCTGAAGGGCGTCGCCATCAATCCCGAGCTGAAGATCACCTTCATCCAGGGCTCGAGCTTCACGGTGTCGCTCGTACCGTCGGTCAAGCTGGACGAGAAGGGCGTCGCCGGCGCCGGTGGGTCGGTGGAGGTGCAGACCAAGGACGTGACCGTGAAGGGTGGCGTGAATTGCGACCCGCGGGCGGGGTCGTGCATGTTCACCATCGACATCGGCGGCGGCGCGGCCACGAAGCCCGTGGATTGCCACAAGAAAGGCAAGCAGAAGATCACCTTCGCCTGCGAGAGGATCACCCACGTGCCCGCGGTGCCTGAGGTGCCGGCGCTGAAGCAGACGGACGTCCAGACGCGCTACGTGTTCTTCCGGCACGCCAGGCACGAGGTCCGCAAGGATTTCCGGTTGCCGACCGACATCCAGGCGCTGAACGAACAGGGTTACCGGGTCACCTCCATCAAGGGCTTCACCTCGCCCGAGGGGCCGCGTGGCTCCGAACACGCGCCGCAGTTCGAAGGCAATGTGGCGCTGGCCATCGAGCGGGCGCAGGCGGCCCGCGACTGGCTGGCGGACCCGAAGGTGTGCGCCGGCTGCGACCTGTCCGGCGCCAGGCAAAGCGGCGAGAGCGAGCTGCCGCCGGAACAGGGCAAGCAGGAGCCCGAGCCGAAAGGGCCGGGCATGGAGCGAGGCGCCGTGGACGAGTTCCTCGGCAAGCAAGGCACGCCCGACCCGCTGGCGCCCGCCGATCCGGCGGAACGGGCGAAATTCGAACGCATGCCGTTCGGCCGGCAGCGCGAACAGGCCTACGAGCTGATGCGTCGGGCGGCCATCGTGCTAGAGCGCACGCGGGTCGTGCGCGAGCGCCAGCCCGGCGTTCCGGCGCGGGACGAACCCAGCGCCGTCGAATGCAGTCCCGAGGTTCTGGAGGCGGCCCAGAAATCGTTCGGCATAAAGACCCCGGGGCCATTCAATTTCGACATTCCGGGAAAGCACTGA